A genome region from Bradyrhizobium commune includes the following:
- a CDS encoding Ig-like domain-containing protein, giving the protein MSYSQIINGTAGADVLFGGMGNDLLTGGAGSDLFVVSKGYGSDTISDFQAGAGGDMLRVQNYGFATFANFTSAASQVGTDVVVKLSSSETLTIQNVALSSLTAANVALDNPLPTSAAPNTAWTTVGAGGTLTGGATNDSLQAMGDGVTLVGGAGDDTFYMLNHETKVVELAGQGIDTIVTGMIDGYSLVNAPNVENLRLGGTYNSPATGNDLDNIIIGNAANNVIDGGKGNDVLTGGGGVDTFVVRAGNGNDIITDFTAGSGGDILQINGTSFKTFADVAAAMQQVGTDAVLSLGNGEKLTLENTQVQSLTASNVNIVTAPTGLIQTFSDDFNTLSAGQDPHLVWKTNYAWSGAASYSLTGEQQVYVDPSFSGLPGAQSSTALGLNPFLIQDGHLVITAAPVPSSAAAYVGNHQFTSGVITTENSFVQTYGYFEMKATLSDTKGAWPAFWMLPINTHGQATELDALESLGRDSDQSHFGFVSATTANQGYWANTADLAAGDHTFGVEWTPYTLSYFVDGVEVGQVATPSDMNTAMYMIANLAMGGSWAGNAAAGTTAQISIDYIKAYQLSDYTLANYTLLTSGASTSTFAGTAAADSLTGTSGNDLLGGAGGADTMTGGLGDDTYIVTDSNAAVVEAYGGGVDTVMSSVSYTLSDYVENLTLTGSDKINGTGNAEANIIVGNGAANILTGGLGNDILTGGGGSDTFVVNSGDGSDIITDFTAGSSVDHDVVQLNGFAFTSFDDVKAAMTQVGNDVYLALTNLDTLVFRNTTLSSFVSDNFQLPASLPVGGTITSWISGSTSSHTVYGTAANDKITAVNNDDVLTGWTGDDTYVIGNPNQKIVESPGGGIDSVEAWSSYVLPDNVENLTLMKGGLTGVGNALANRMVGSTGADTLDGGGGNDWLFGDAGNDTFIYGVGGGSDTIADFHVLTSATAEHDKLILKGYDAGAYLTNVGDQWTIHYAGGTDTLRIAGVTQLSSSDYAFVSASGASMVMADLTVPTISVGTPGHAGGLAGAGATNTAHSILTGSAQAGVTIKVFDQATQIGVTTAGANGSWSFDAASLTDGRHVFTATATDGVGNVSAASSALNMTVDATAPEAPVLISDVPASGNRMVVTGTAEAGSTINLYEGSTLLGTAVTASNGTWSVTTIALADGAHALTATATDVAGNLSALSSVLDPILGTSIDAVGNAGLTQASNRLWISSSGTDVLLKSNGTAYLMGATSTWKPIAVEATSSGFDVAWKNIYTGTYTVWTTDSNGNFTSNLLSNVSGTSASLQSIETLFQQDLNGDGAIGPHVAPPVTLSGTLLETAGITSLTQSGNYLHLSSGSTDVVLKSGGAAYAMGPTSTWTAIGAEATSSGYDVAWKNIYTGAYTVWATDSNGNFTSNLLSNVSGTGDALKAIETVMHQDLNGDGVINTASSVLDISGKVVLDLTNMSQAVKIEAGATLELTGGVSGSITFASETGTLVLDHATQFTGKIYGLTGDGSSAHSDILDLRDISFGTGTQVSYAGNTSGGVLTVSDAQNHVAKLSLVGDYTHSTFNLSSDGKGGTLVIDPPADGFNFTRLSTPQASVLSTPVPAGNAGGYAEVWSDGTHGNQADTTHHEGLNFGIGADLPVGDVHSASLHAIPTGGYILHV; this is encoded by the coding sequence ATGAGTTACTCGCAGATCATCAACGGCACAGCAGGTGCCGACGTCCTGTTCGGGGGAATGGGAAACGACCTTCTCACCGGAGGCGCAGGCTCCGATCTCTTTGTGGTGTCGAAGGGGTATGGTTCCGACACCATCAGCGACTTCCAGGCGGGCGCCGGCGGCGATATGCTGCGCGTCCAGAACTATGGTTTCGCCACTTTTGCAAACTTCACGTCGGCCGCTAGCCAGGTCGGAACCGACGTTGTCGTCAAACTGTCGTCGAGCGAGACGCTCACCATCCAGAACGTTGCGCTTTCGTCCCTCACGGCCGCGAATGTCGCACTCGACAATCCGCTTCCGACGAGCGCCGCACCGAACACGGCCTGGACCACGGTTGGAGCCGGAGGCACGCTGACCGGTGGTGCGACCAACGACTCGCTCCAGGCGATGGGTGATGGCGTCACGCTGGTCGGTGGCGCCGGCGACGATACCTTCTACATGCTCAATCACGAAACCAAGGTGGTCGAGCTCGCCGGCCAGGGCATCGACACGATCGTGACGGGCATGATTGACGGCTATAGCCTCGTCAATGCTCCCAACGTGGAGAACCTGCGGCTCGGGGGCACCTACAATTCACCCGCGACCGGCAACGATCTCGACAACATCATCATCGGCAACGCCGCCAACAACGTGATCGACGGCGGGAAGGGGAATGATGTTCTCACCGGCGGCGGTGGTGTCGATACCTTTGTCGTCCGCGCCGGAAACGGAAATGACATCATTACGGACTTCACCGCCGGTTCTGGCGGCGACATTCTCCAGATCAATGGCACGTCCTTCAAGACGTTCGCCGACGTCGCCGCAGCGATGCAGCAGGTCGGCACTGACGCCGTGTTGTCGCTCGGCAACGGCGAGAAGCTGACGCTCGAGAACACCCAGGTTCAGAGCCTGACGGCCTCAAACGTCAATATCGTTACCGCGCCGACCGGTTTGATCCAGACATTCAGCGATGACTTCAACACTCTGTCCGCCGGGCAAGATCCGCATCTGGTCTGGAAGACTAATTACGCCTGGAGCGGGGCTGCGAGCTATTCGCTCACCGGCGAGCAGCAGGTCTACGTCGATCCGAGCTTCTCCGGGCTGCCGGGCGCGCAGTCATCGACCGCGTTGGGTCTGAATCCGTTCTTGATCCAGGACGGCCATCTCGTGATCACTGCGGCGCCGGTCCCGTCGAGCGCGGCCGCCTATGTAGGCAATCATCAGTTCACGTCGGGCGTGATCACGACCGAAAACAGCTTCGTGCAGACCTATGGCTATTTCGAGATGAAGGCCACGTTGTCCGATACCAAGGGCGCGTGGCCTGCGTTTTGGATGCTGCCGATCAACACCCACGGCCAAGCCACCGAACTCGACGCGCTCGAATCGCTTGGCCGGGATTCCGATCAATCGCATTTCGGGTTCGTGTCCGCGACAACGGCGAACCAGGGCTATTGGGCCAATACCGCCGACCTCGCAGCCGGCGATCACACGTTTGGCGTGGAATGGACCCCTTACACGCTGAGCTATTTCGTTGACGGCGTCGAGGTCGGGCAGGTCGCGACACCATCCGACATGAATACCGCCATGTATATGATCGCGAATCTCGCCATGGGCGGCAGCTGGGCCGGCAACGCGGCCGCCGGCACGACGGCGCAGATCAGCATCGACTACATCAAGGCGTACCAGCTCTCCGATTATACGCTCGCCAACTACACCCTTCTGACCAGCGGCGCCTCGACCAGCACGTTCGCCGGAACCGCGGCGGCCGACAGCCTGACCGGGACTAGCGGAAATGATCTTCTCGGCGGCGCCGGAGGCGCCGACACCATGACTGGCGGTCTCGGCGACGACACCTATATCGTCACCGACTCCAATGCCGCGGTCGTCGAAGCCTACGGCGGCGGCGTCGATACGGTGATGTCCTCGGTCAGCTACACGCTGTCCGACTATGTCGAGAACCTGACGCTGACGGGATCCGACAAGATCAACGGCACCGGCAATGCAGAGGCTAACATCATCGTCGGCAACGGCGCGGCGAATATCCTGACCGGCGGACTCGGCAACGACATCCTGACAGGCGGCGGCGGCTCCGACACGTTCGTCGTCAACTCCGGCGATGGCTCCGACATCATCACCGACTTCACCGCCGGATCGTCCGTGGATCACGACGTCGTTCAGCTCAATGGATTTGCGTTCACGTCCTTCGACGACGTCAAGGCGGCGATGACGCAGGTCGGCAACGACGTCTATCTCGCGCTGACAAATCTCGACACGTTGGTGTTCCGCAACACGACGCTCTCGTCTTTCGTGAGCGACAATTTCCAGCTCCCGGCAAGTCTGCCCGTGGGCGGTACCATCACGTCGTGGATCAGCGGGTCGACCAGCAGCCATACCGTCTACGGCACGGCCGCGAACGACAAGATCACGGCGGTGAACAACGACGACGTTTTGACGGGCTGGACGGGCGACGACACCTACGTGATCGGCAATCCGAACCAGAAGATCGTCGAGAGCCCGGGCGGCGGCATCGACAGCGTCGAGGCCTGGTCGTCATACGTCCTGCCGGACAACGTCGAAAACCTGACCTTGATGAAGGGCGGCCTCACCGGAGTCGGCAATGCCCTCGCGAACCGAATGGTCGGGTCCACCGGAGCGGACACGCTCGATGGCGGCGGCGGCAACGACTGGCTGTTCGGCGACGCCGGCAACGATACTTTCATCTACGGCGTGGGCGGCGGTTCCGATACGATCGCGGACTTCCATGTCCTGACCAGCGCGACCGCCGAGCACGATAAGCTGATCCTGAAGGGTTACGACGCCGGCGCCTATCTGACGAATGTCGGCGATCAGTGGACAATTCACTATGCGGGCGGGACCGACACGCTTCGGATCGCGGGTGTGACTCAGCTTTCGTCGTCTGACTACGCGTTCGTCTCGGCCAGCGGCGCATCCATGGTGATGGCGGATTTGACCGTGCCGACGATTTCGGTCGGCACGCCCGGACATGCCGGTGGGCTGGCCGGCGCCGGCGCGACCAATACGGCGCACTCGATCTTGACCGGCTCGGCACAGGCCGGCGTGACGATCAAGGTGTTCGATCAGGCGACTCAGATCGGTGTGACCACGGCTGGCGCCAACGGCAGCTGGAGTTTTGACGCCGCGAGTCTGACGGACGGGCGCCATGTGTTCACGGCGACTGCGACCGACGGGGTGGGCAACGTCAGCGCCGCGTCGAGCGCTTTGAACATGACGGTCGACGCGACCGCGCCGGAAGCGCCGGTGCTCATCTCGGACGTGCCTGCCTCAGGCAACAGGATGGTCGTGACGGGCACGGCGGAGGCCGGCAGCACGATCAATCTGTACGAGGGCAGCACGCTGCTGGGCACCGCCGTGACGGCATCGAACGGGACGTGGAGCGTCACGACCATAGCGCTCGCCGATGGAGCCCATGCCCTCACGGCGACTGCGACCGATGTCGCCGGAAACCTGAGCGCGCTATCGTCCGTGCTTGACCCAATCCTGGGAACGTCGATCGACGCGGTCGGAAATGCCGGTCTGACGCAGGCCAGCAACCGCCTCTGGATATCATCGAGCGGCACCGATGTGTTGCTGAAGTCCAATGGTACGGCCTATCTGATGGGGGCTACCAGCACCTGGAAGCCGATCGCGGTGGAGGCCACCTCGAGCGGCTTCGACGTCGCTTGGAAGAACATCTACACTGGCACCTACACGGTGTGGACCACTGACAGTAACGGTAACTTCACCTCCAATTTGCTGAGCAATGTCTCGGGAACGAGTGCATCGTTGCAGTCCATCGAGACGCTATTTCAGCAGGACCTTAATGGCGACGGCGCGATCGGGCCACACGTAGCACCGCCCGTGACGCTGAGCGGGACGCTGCTGGAGACTGCTGGTATAACGAGCCTGACACAGTCCGGCAATTATTTGCATCTGTCTTCAGGCAGCACCGATGTCGTGTTGAAATCCGGCGGCGCTGCCTATGCGATGGGGCCCACCAGCACGTGGACGGCGATCGGGGCGGAGGCGACCTCCAGCGGCTACGACGTTGCCTGGAAGAACATTTATACTGGGGCCTACACGGTGTGGGCCACCGACAGCAACGGCAACTTCACCTCCAATCTCCTCAGCAATGTTTCTGGAACGGGCGACGCCTTGAAGGCGATCGAGACCGTGATGCATCAGGACCTCAATGGTGACGGAGTGATCAACACGGCATCGAGTGTGTTGGACATCTCCGGCAAAGTTGTCCTCGACCTCACCAACATGAGCCAGGCGGTGAAAATCGAAGCAGGCGCGACGCTCGAATTGACGGGCGGGGTTTCGGGCTCGATCACGTTCGCCAGTGAGACCGGTACGTTGGTGCTAGATCATGCGACGCAGTTTACGGGAAAGATCTACGGTCTGACTGGTGACGGCAGCTCTGCGCATTCGGACATTCTTGATCTGCGGGACATCTCGTTCGGAACGGGAACGCAGGTCTCCTACGCGGGCAATACATCGGGCGGTGTGCTGACGGTCTCGGACGCGCAGAACCATGTCGCAAAGCTGTCGCTGGTCGGCGACTATACCCATTCCACGTTCAATCTCTCGAGCGATGGAAAGGGAGGAACGCTCGTCATCGATCCACCGGCAGACGGATTCAATTTCACGCGCCTCTCGACGCCGCAAGCGAGTGTCCTTTCGACTCCTGTCCCGGCCGGAAACGCCGGTGGCTATGCAGAAGTCTGGTCAGACGGCACGCACGGAAATCAGGCTGATACGACTCACCATGAAGGCCTCAATTTTGGCATCGGCGCAGATCTCCCGGTAGGGGACGTCCATTCGGCTTCGCTTCATGCAATCCCAACGGGCGGATATATCTTGCATGTCTGA
- a CDS encoding glycosyltransferase family 4 protein: protein MNILIHDYAGHPFQVDLSRELASRGHRVVHAYFHGDHGPKGRLERSEGDPAGLSFKGVTLPRAYDKTSFVRRRFDDVAYGKAVADLILSMKPDLVISGNTPTEAQDSIVKAARKSNAAFVFWVQDFYSIAVSKLLKKKLGGLGAAVGAYYTLLERRQFANSDAIVVITESFTEVANRWVDAKEKIFTIENWGTLTEIAPLQKDNGWSRRYGLANSFNFLYSGTLALKHNPQLLVDLAREVNGRANVVVVSQGVGVADLERAKKEQSIDNLVLLPLQPFSDLPSVLATSDVAVATIEPDAGMFSVPSKVQSYFCAQRPVLLAAPAENLASEVVRKNGAGLVVDPADRAGFLRSAVQLMEDDLLRVGAAESGRNFALSNYDIARVTDRFETVFQYAMRARHARKGTS, encoded by the coding sequence TTGAACATTCTAATCCACGATTACGCCGGACATCCCTTCCAAGTAGATCTCAGCAGAGAACTCGCTTCAAGAGGGCATAGGGTTGTACATGCCTATTTTCATGGCGACCACGGCCCCAAGGGTCGGCTGGAGCGGTCGGAAGGCGACCCTGCCGGACTGTCGTTCAAGGGTGTCACGCTGCCTCGCGCGTACGACAAGACATCGTTCGTTCGGAGAAGATTCGACGACGTCGCGTACGGCAAAGCCGTCGCAGATTTGATCCTCTCGATGAAACCGGACCTAGTCATATCGGGAAACACTCCGACCGAAGCACAGGACTCGATCGTCAAGGCGGCCCGCAAGAGTAATGCCGCCTTCGTTTTTTGGGTGCAGGACTTCTACAGCATCGCAGTTTCGAAACTTCTCAAAAAAAAGCTAGGCGGATTAGGTGCCGCCGTCGGCGCCTATTACACGCTGCTCGAGCGCAGGCAGTTTGCCAATTCGGACGCCATAGTCGTGATAACGGAGTCCTTCACCGAAGTCGCGAATCGATGGGTGGATGCCAAGGAGAAGATATTCACGATCGAGAACTGGGGTACGTTGACCGAGATCGCCCCGCTGCAGAAGGATAATGGATGGTCGCGGCGCTACGGTCTCGCCAATAGCTTCAACTTTCTCTATTCTGGAACACTCGCGCTCAAGCACAACCCTCAGCTTTTGGTAGATCTGGCTCGGGAGGTGAATGGACGTGCGAACGTCGTGGTTGTGAGCCAGGGTGTTGGCGTCGCCGACCTCGAACGCGCGAAAAAAGAGCAGTCGATCGACAATCTGGTCCTGTTGCCGCTGCAGCCATTCTCCGACCTGCCCAGCGTGCTTGCTACGTCCGACGTAGCGGTCGCTACGATCGAGCCGGACGCGGGCATGTTCTCCGTTCCATCCAAGGTCCAATCATATTTCTGTGCCCAGCGGCCGGTATTGCTGGCTGCGCCCGCCGAAAATCTCGCGTCCGAAGTCGTCCGCAAGAATGGAGCGGGTCTCGTGGTCGATCCAGCCGATCGGGCCGGCTTTCTGCGGTCGGCGGTTCAGTTGATGGAAGACGATCTTTTGCGCGTGGGGGCAGCCGAAAGTGGTAGGAATTTTGCTTTGAGCAATTACGACATCGCCCGGGTCACGGACCGTTTTGAAACAGTATTCCAGTATGCTATGCGTGCCCGACATGCGAGAAAGGGAACTTCATGA
- a CDS encoding NAD-dependent epimerase/dehydratase family protein yields MTKTALVCGAGGFIGSHLVKRLKREGFWVRGVDLKFPPFAETEADDFAIGDLRDQYFCRQVADRKFDEVYQLAADMGGAGYIFTGEHDADVMHNSATINLNMLDACQKRNVRGMFYSSSACMYPEHNQLDPNNPNCAEDSAYPANPDSEYGWEKLFSERLYLAYNRNYGMRNRVARYHNIFGPEGTWEGGKEKAPAAVCRKVAMATNGGDVEIWGDGTQTRSFLYIEECLEGTIRLTRSDFEGPVNVGSEEMVTINQLVDIVAEIAGKKVHKRHIPGPLGVRGRNSDNRLIGQKLGWKPSASLRSGLEKTYEWIERQVHRNTKKAAA; encoded by the coding sequence ATGACTAAGACTGCCCTGGTTTGCGGAGCCGGTGGGTTTATCGGCAGCCACCTTGTCAAGCGCTTGAAACGTGAGGGTTTCTGGGTCCGCGGAGTTGACCTCAAATTCCCGCCCTTCGCGGAGACCGAAGCCGATGATTTCGCGATCGGCGATCTGCGGGATCAGTATTTTTGCCGGCAGGTCGCCGACCGAAAGTTCGACGAAGTTTACCAGCTTGCCGCTGACATGGGGGGGGCGGGTTACATTTTCACGGGCGAGCATGACGCCGACGTGATGCACAATTCGGCAACGATCAATCTTAACATGCTCGATGCCTGCCAAAAGCGAAATGTGCGCGGCATGTTCTACTCGTCGTCAGCGTGCATGTATCCCGAGCACAATCAGCTCGATCCGAACAACCCAAATTGTGCCGAAGACTCGGCTTATCCGGCGAACCCGGACAGCGAGTATGGCTGGGAGAAGCTGTTCTCGGAGCGGCTCTACCTCGCATACAACCGCAACTACGGCATGCGCAATCGCGTGGCGCGCTATCACAACATCTTCGGGCCCGAGGGAACCTGGGAAGGCGGAAAAGAGAAGGCGCCAGCCGCGGTCTGCCGAAAGGTTGCCATGGCGACCAATGGCGGCGACGTCGAGATCTGGGGCGACGGCACGCAAACACGCTCCTTCCTGTACATTGAAGAATGCCTTGAAGGAACCATTCGCCTAACTCGCTCGGACTTCGAGGGTCCGGTCAATGTCGGCTCGGAAGAGATGGTCACCATCAACCAGCTCGTCGACATCGTAGCCGAGATAGCCGGCAAGAAGGTCCACAAGCGGCATATCCCCGGTCCGCTGGGCGTGCGTGGCCGCAATTCTGACAACAGATTGATCGGACAGAAGCTCGGCTGGAAGCCGTCGGCCTCGCTGCGTTCCGGGCTTGAGAAGACCTACGAGTGGATCGAGCGGCAGGTGCACCGAAACACGAAGAAAGCGGCGGCTTAG
- a CDS encoding glycosyltransferase family 2 protein, whose product MLSVIIANHNYAHFLRQAIDSALALDWPNIEVIVVDDGSTDGSHAIIKSYGDKIRGELLPKSTQLDVRNHGFAISKGGIVSFLDSDDLLDPQIMRRAMAVWGDGVSKVQVQMGTIDADGRNLNSDFPRYQSAPTADECRTWILTTSSYPTPPGSGNLYARWFLERIFPLDHSCGDATDSCCVTAAPLLGDVVTIVDVLASYRVHGNNLGAMADLQPRRLHRQIVRAQQRFDYMTRIAGVAGLKVSAPGPQLSLHYLMYRTASYRIAPEEHPLRGDSSLNIVRDAFAAVCRPQGIGVAAKLTVFVWICAVLCSPRSLSEWLMRVRFDSQYRAVQKAKLTRATAS is encoded by the coding sequence ATGCTGTCGGTGATCATAGCGAACCACAATTACGCACACTTCCTTCGGCAAGCGATAGACTCGGCGCTTGCCCTCGATTGGCCGAACATTGAGGTCATCGTGGTCGATGACGGCTCGACGGATGGCTCCCACGCTATCATCAAGTCATATGGTGACAAGATCCGCGGCGAGCTTCTGCCGAAGTCGACCCAACTGGATGTCCGCAATCACGGCTTTGCAATTTCCAAAGGTGGTATCGTCTCGTTCTTGGATAGCGACGATTTGCTTGATCCCCAGATTATGCGGCGGGCAATGGCCGTGTGGGGCGACGGCGTCAGCAAGGTCCAAGTCCAAATGGGAACTATCGACGCAGATGGGCGTAACCTAAACTCAGACTTTCCGCGGTATCAGTCGGCTCCGACGGCCGACGAATGCCGAACATGGATTTTGACTACTTCGAGTTATCCAACCCCGCCGGGTTCAGGAAACCTATATGCTCGTTGGTTTCTGGAGCGCATTTTCCCATTGGATCATTCATGCGGGGACGCTACCGATTCCTGCTGCGTCACCGCCGCTCCGCTTCTCGGCGACGTGGTCACCATCGTTGACGTGCTCGCCTCCTACCGAGTGCACGGCAACAACCTCGGTGCGATGGCAGATCTGCAACCGCGACGGCTGCATCGTCAAATCGTAAGGGCCCAACAGCGCTTCGATTATATGACCCGGATAGCCGGTGTTGCAGGCTTGAAAGTCAGCGCTCCGGGACCGCAGCTGAGTCTGCACTATTTAATGTATCGTACAGCTTCGTATCGGATCGCTCCGGAGGAGCACCCTCTCCGCGGCGACAGCAGCCTGAATATTGTCAGGGACGCGTTTGCTGCCGTGTGCCGCCCGCAAGGCATTGGCGTGGCCGCAAAGCTTACGGTATTCGTTTGGATTTGCGCAGTACTGTGTTCGCCCCGGTCACTGTCGGAGTGGCTGATGCGTGTGAGGTTCGACTCACAATACAGAGCCGTTCAAAAGGCCAAGCTCACGCGAGCAACTGCATCTTAG
- a CDS encoding glycoside hydrolase family 16 protein: MPKHAVLSRLFVLLTIPVLAVALPILPSRAGGWEMVFSDEFNGDALDRNKWATRYLYQNETMDHFTDESQRYRDSQVTVAGGVLNLRAEKKPGADLFESGLIRSHRTFYYGYYEARVFLPSGKGVFPAFWLEADYDQDGKFWHPPEIDIFEYVINGTTDKPNMLHSSSTPPGLPQPFTFVDPSFRTDFRIMVGKDDLNRDWHVAGFVWTPDTISLFWDGRRIYTRKYEWQRKDGQLGPPAHIDLNFAVGGTKWAGKNGVDDAAFPQDFKVDYVRVCQFTESSRGSRQCGDSKFTPDPAEFGYAAAINDMPKPSFTKNTLINGRRPEVGEITAADLSTGIEVSIALKLPEGYPTDKTLLVAAVDKNTGTTAASASRKLDERAFTVRPDGSSSVGVSLPAIRRPGSYRLEARLTADVSDEKGKRYSSAAPLECDTPIAQPLKSRSCQLATFEVR; encoded by the coding sequence ATGCCTAAGCACGCAGTATTGTCGCGTTTATTCGTCCTTCTCACGATACCAGTGCTGGCGGTTGCCTTGCCGATCTTGCCGAGCCGCGCCGGTGGGTGGGAAATGGTGTTTTCAGATGAGTTTAACGGCGACGCTCTGGATCGAAACAAGTGGGCAACCCGATATCTCTATCAGAACGAAACCATGGATCATTTCACTGACGAGAGTCAGCGATACCGCGACAGCCAAGTCACGGTCGCCGGGGGCGTCCTCAACCTTCGCGCCGAGAAGAAGCCGGGCGCAGATCTTTTCGAGTCCGGCCTGATCCGGAGCCATCGAACATTTTATTATGGCTACTACGAAGCCCGGGTGTTTTTGCCTTCCGGCAAAGGGGTCTTTCCGGCGTTTTGGCTCGAGGCGGACTACGATCAGGATGGAAAATTCTGGCATCCCCCGGAGATCGATATTTTTGAATATGTCATCAACGGCACGACCGACAAACCGAACATGCTGCACTCCTCGTCCACCCCGCCGGGACTCCCGCAGCCGTTCACATTTGTCGACCCCTCTTTCCGCACTGATTTCAGAATCATGGTCGGTAAGGACGATCTCAATCGCGATTGGCACGTCGCGGGCTTCGTATGGACTCCCGACACAATCTCCCTGTTCTGGGACGGACGTCGAATCTACACACGCAAATACGAGTGGCAGCGAAAGGACGGGCAGTTGGGCCCGCCGGCCCACATCGATTTGAATTTTGCCGTTGGCGGAACGAAATGGGCGGGAAAGAACGGCGTCGACGACGCGGCATTTCCGCAAGATTTCAAAGTGGACTATGTTCGTGTCTGCCAATTTACGGAATCCAGCCGGGGAAGCCGCCAATGTGGAGACAGCAAGTTTACGCCCGATCCTGCTGAATTTGGCTACGCCGCCGCGATTAACGACATGCCAAAGCCCTCCTTTACAAAGAACACATTGATCAATGGACGGCGGCCGGAGGTTGGTGAGATCACAGCGGCCGATCTCTCCACCGGTATTGAGGTCTCAATCGCTCTGAAACTGCCCGAAGGATATCCGACCGACAAAACTCTGCTTGTTGCCGCCGTAGACAAGAACACAGGAACGACCGCCGCTTCTGCAAGTCGCAAGCTCGACGAACGTGCTTTCACAGTTAGACCCGACGGGTCTAGTTCTGTCGGCGTCTCGCTGCCGGCCATTCGACGTCCGGGGAGCTATCGTTTGGAAGCGAGGCTGACAGCGGACGTTTCCGATGAGAAAGGCAAAAGATATAGCTCGGCGGCACCTTTGGAATGCGACACGCCGATCGCTCAGCCCCTGAAATCGCGATCTTGCCAGCTGGCAACCTTCGAGGTGCGATAA
- a CDS encoding glycosyltransferase — MKILWICGRLPAPLFSGDALYTAGLLKALVKSDDVSLTVLGVRRTDQDSAGPLLGPAGIRLVEVPAPKSSGLWSLASSLPKDAYTLCTPEFQQELGRLLRRDWDWIVVDHAYSAGALSTILRGRGGASLCYIAHNAEGLIRPKIASGVQNPIRGAATRLDAEKYRRLEHGLLDAADAVVCITSNDAAYFQKFAKRVYVIPPVFLGTPSPRRTISADCPRSLLLLGEFKWIAKQRNLEIIIDALLPPLQRSQVSLNVVGVVPQHIQNRHASLRPYLKFHGRLADPSPLFLSSRGGLVPELFGGGFKLKVMDYAFARLPIFGLTEAMAGTTAEEQSAMFLANNIAGLADAIVENVDNLDRLNECQETLLHLFSNRFSLDTVSTRLGKVFR; from the coding sequence GTGAAGATACTTTGGATCTGCGGAAGATTGCCCGCGCCGCTATTCAGCGGCGACGCTCTCTACACTGCGGGCCTGCTTAAGGCTCTTGTCAAATCGGACGATGTCAGCCTGACAGTCCTTGGCGTTCGCAGGACGGATCAGGACTCCGCGGGGCCATTGCTTGGGCCTGCAGGCATTCGGCTCGTGGAAGTTCCAGCGCCGAAATCGTCGGGCCTCTGGAGTCTTGCATCTTCGTTGCCCAAGGATGCCTACACTCTCTGTACTCCCGAGTTCCAGCAGGAGCTTGGCCGGCTCCTGCGTAGGGACTGGGACTGGATCGTCGTCGATCACGCCTACTCTGCTGGAGCGCTGTCGACAATTCTACGAGGCCGCGGTGGCGCGTCCCTCTGCTACATCGCGCACAACGCGGAGGGGCTCATTCGTCCCAAAATTGCGAGCGGCGTGCAAAATCCGATTCGCGGCGCGGCGACGCGTCTAGACGCCGAAAAATATCGACGACTCGAGCACGGGCTTCTTGATGCAGCCGATGCGGTCGTATGTATCACGAGCAACGATGCCGCCTATTTTCAGAAATTCGCGAAGCGTGTGTATGTGATCCCTCCGGTTTTCCTGGGCACGCCAAGTCCGAGGCGGACGATCAGTGCTGATTGCCCAAGGTCCTTGCTTCTCCTCGGAGAATTCAAATGGATCGCTAAGCAGCGGAATCTTGAAATCATTATTGACGCGCTTTTGCCACCCCTCCAGCGCAGCCAGGTCTCCCTGAACGTCGTGGGCGTCGTTCCGCAGCACATCCAGAACCGGCATGCGAGCCTGCGGCCATATCTCAAATTCCACGGGCGACTCGCCGATCCCTCCCCTCTTTTCCTTTCAAGCCGTGGCGGATTGGTGCCGGAACTGTTTGGCGGCGGTTTCAAGCTAAAAGTGATGGACTATGCTTTTGCAAGACTACCAATCTTCGGATTGACTGAGGCAATGGCTGGCACAACGGCAGAGGAACAGTCAGCGATGTTCCTCGCGAATAACATCGCCGGGCTAGCGGACGCAATCGTCGAAAACGTCGACAACCTTGATCGACTCAATGAATGTCAAGAAACGCTTTTGCACCTGTTCTCAAACCGCTTCTCGCTCGATACAGTCAGCACTCGTCTTGGCAAAGTCTTCCGCTAA